One window of Fusarium keratoplasticum isolate Fu6.1 chromosome 2, whole genome shotgun sequence genomic DNA carries:
- a CDS encoding Phytocyanin domain-containing protein — MHSSALLFSLIPAALAEVHKVKVGDGGLTFSPADLKAAVGDTVEFHFYQGTHSVAQSSFDKPCEPLNSTSFFSGDFDVKDKVSNEVFTVTVEAETPIWYYCAVQGHCQGGMVGVINAPSSGQRTLAAYKKAAADVDETVEPKSTGGGELGPAATASSGSSEGSTSTGSAASGTASSTESAAPNAGIEARGEIRWGLMSLGVAMAGFFGGLMM, encoded by the exons ATGCACTCCTCtgccctcctcttctctctcatcCCGGCCGCTCTCGCCGAAGTCcacaaggtcaaggtcggcGACGGAGGTCTCACCTTCTCGCCTGCCgacctcaaggccgccgTGGGAGACACGGTCGAGTTCCACTTCTACCAGGGCACACACTCTGTCGCCCAGAGCAGCTTCGACAAGCCTTGCGAGCCCCTCAACAGcacgagcttcttcagcggTGATTTTgacgtcaaggacaaggtcagcAATGAGGTCTTTACCGTCaccgtcgaggccgagacccCCATCTGGTACTACTGTGCCGTTCAGGGCCACTGCCAGGGTGGCATGGTTGGTGTCATCAATGCTCC ATCCAGCGGTCAGAGGACTCTTGCCGCCTACAAGAAGGCCGCTGccgacgttgatgagaccGTCGAGCCCAAGTCGACTGGTGGCGGCGAGCTTGGCCCTGCTGCCACGGCCTCCTCAGGCTCTTCTGAGGGTTCCACATCGACTGGAAGCGCCGCCTCCGGCACCGCCAGCTCGACCGAGAGCGCGGCACCCAACGCCGGCATCGAGGCTCGGGGTGAGATCCGCTGGGGACTCATGAGCCTGGGTGtcgccatggctggtttCTTTGGCGGTCTGATGATGTAA